The following nucleotide sequence is from Halorussus caseinilyticus.
GCAGGTCGCCCGGCAGTCCGAGCGCAGTCCGGACCACCCGGTCGTCCAAAAGCGGCGCGACTGGTTCGACGCCCGCCTCGCGCAACGCTAGCAGGTCTCGCTCCAGTTGGTCGGGAAAAGTCGCCACGACTTCGCGTGCCGCACCGCGGACCGTCTCGGCCTCGACGCGGGGGTCCTCGGGCGCGCGCGCGACCTTGGCGTAGCCACCGAACAGTTCGTCCGCGCCCTGTCCGACCGCGAGACGGTCGAAGCCGTCGGCCGACGCTTGCTCTCCGGCAAGGTATAGCGGAAGCGCGATTTGCACGTCCATCGCGTTCGTCCGTCCGGTCGCGCGGGCCACCTCCGGCACCGCGCGCTCTACGTCCGATACGTCGAGTTCCACGACTCGGAGGTCCGCCTCCCGGTCCATCAGTTCGGCCGCGAGCCGGGCCGCCGCCACGTCGTGGCTCCCGGGAAAGCCGACGACGTAGAGCGGCGCGTCGAAGGCGCTGGCGACCACCGCGGAGTCCACCCCGCCCGAGAACGCGACTGCCAGCCCCGCCGAATCGACCGCGCTCAGCGATTCTTCGAGCGAACGCTGGAGGGCGGCGACCGCTTCACGGTCGCCGCCCGCGGGCGTCGGGTCGGGGAGCGAGAAGACGCGCTCGGGGGACCTTCCGCCGGGGTCGCCCGACCCGAGGTCTAGCACGTGGCCCGCCGGGAGGGGTTCGGGGTCGGCGAGGTCGGCGGGCGAGAAGGACCAGTCGCTCGCGCCTCGGTCGCTTCCTTTCCGGACGCTCGCCTCCACGAAAATCGGCTGGCGGCCCAGCACGTCCCGGACGAGTCGGCCGTCCGGCAGTCGCCCGGCGAAGCCAGCGGTTCCGGAGAGCGACTCTCGTTCCCGGACCGCGCGCGCGACGGTCTCGGGCGACGTGCCCCGCATCGAATCTTCGGCCGTCATTCGAGCAACTCGCCGAGGCGGTTTTTCACTCGGCGCTTGGCACCGCCCGCGGCCTGTCGGAAACTGACGTGCCACGGTGTGCGCTTGCCTTCTACACTCGTCCGCCCGGCGACGATGGCGTCGAGAATCGCCTCCGTACTCGGTTCGTCGGCCCCGATTCGGGTGACTGCCTGTCCGACCATCTCGCTGATGTGGGCGTCGCTCCCCGCGGTCTGCGGAAGCCCCCGGCGCTCGGCGAACCGCTTGGCCTTCCGGTTGCCCCGGCCGGTCAGCAGTCTGGAGTTGTACACCTCGATGGCGTCGGCCTCCGCGAGTTCGTCCTCGCCGATGTTCGCCATCACGCCGCTTCGGGACTTCTGGTAGGGGTGGGGAACGACCGCCACGCCGCCCAGTTCGTGAATCCGGTCGAGGGTCTCGCCGAACGAGAGTCCGGCGGGGACACGCTCGGTGATGCCGAGTCCGAGGACGTGACCCGCCGCGGAACTAATCTCCATGCCGGGGACGCCGACCAGTCCGTACTCGCTTGCCTGCTCTGCGGCCGCGAGACTC
It contains:
- a CDS encoding asparagine synthase C-terminal domain-containing protein; the protein is MRGTSPETVARAVRERESLSGTAGFAGRLPDGRLVRDVLGRQPIFVEASVRKGSDRGASDWSFSPADLADPEPLPAGHVLDLGSGDPGGRSPERVFSLPDPTPAGGDREAVAALQRSLEESLSAVDSAGLAVAFSGGVDSAVVASAFDAPLYVVGFPGSHDVAAARLAAELMDREADLRVVELDVSDVERAVPEVARATGRTNAMDVQIALPLYLAGEQASADGFDRLAVGQGADELFGGYAKVARAPEDPRVEAETVRGAAREVVATFPDQLERDLLALREAGVEPVAPLLDDRVVRTALGLPGDLLVDSRGERKKALRLAAREFVPDRVAFREKKAVQYGSLVARELDRLARQEGFKRRMDDHVSKYVASRVD
- a CDS encoding PHP domain-containing protein: MLSVELHAHSSLSYDGRDSVDLLLEQAAAVGLDALAITDHDEIDASLAAAEQASEYGLVGVPGMEISSAAGHVLGLGITERVPAGLSFGETLDRIHELGGVAVVPHPYQKSRSGVMANIGEDELAEADAIEVYNSRLLTGRGNRKAKRFAERRGLPQTAGSDAHISEMVGQAVTRIGADEPSTEAILDAIVAGRTSVEGKRTPWHVSFRQAAGGAKRRVKNRLGELLE